One region of Danio rerio strain Tuebingen ecotype United States chromosome 5, GRCz12tu, whole genome shotgun sequence genomic DNA includes:
- the srek1 gene encoding splicing regulatory glutamine/lysine-rich protein 1 isoform X6: protein MSGGGLLPIPSPSTLQNRSLPLANLGVLKSSLDTSVATLSAVSAQPPLMGNVDPSKVDEIRRTVYVGNLNSQSTTADQLLKFFKQVGDVKFVRMAGDETQPTRFAFVEFADQDSVARALTYNGVMFGDRPLKINHSNNAIVKPPELTPQAAAKELEDVMKKVREAQSTIAAAIEPENELPSSSRSRHSRRSRSHSCSPSNSRRKRSRSRHRGHPSKRSRQRFNDSCGSHRRHSRSRERRRSQSRSHSRGRRKDKDSKGRKDDDWDEKRLRDKTGRSPPKCYVGSRRSRSTSRGHKKRSRSPSRSPRQRARSPTPTKRGKREKKREKGWDSSRERAESSAFRRKSRDSEYKAKPSQRERVYEQMEHEYDSEMDGSGSMVSDDRSPPAHLNGSYRSSYAEEDNLFAAE, encoded by the exons ATGAGTGGAGGAGGACTTCTGCCAATTCCTAGCCCTTCTACACtacagaat CGGAGCCTCCCTTTAGCTAACCTGGGGGTCCTGAAGTCTAGTTTGGACACTTCTGTGGCGACTCTAAGTGCAGTCTCTGCTCAGCCTCCTCTCATGGGAAATGTTGATCCCTCTAAAGTGGATGAGATCAGAAGGACGGTGTATGTTGGCAATTTGAATTCACAg AGCACTACGGCAGATCAGCTCCTCAAGTTCTTTAAGCAGGTGGGAGATGTGAAGTTTGTCCGAATGGCAGGAGATGAAACCCAACCTACACGTTTTGCTTTTGTGGAGTTTGCTGATCAGGATTCAGTGGCACGAGCACTCACTTATAATGGAGTAATGTTTGGTGACAGACCACTGAA GATTAACCACTCCAATAATGCCATAGTGAAGCCTCCAGAGCTTACACCCCAAGCTGCAGCCAAAGAGCTAGAGGACGTCATGAAGAAAGTCAGAGAGGCTCAGTCAACCATTGCTGCTGCTATCGAGCCAG AAAATGAACTCCCTTCATCCAGTAGATCCAGGCATTCCAGAAGGTCCAGATCTCACTCTTGTTCTCCATCTAACTCAAGAAGAAAGCGATCCAGGTCTAGACACAG agGGCATCCATCAAAGAGATCACGGCAGAGATTTAATGACTCATGTGGGTCCCATAGGAGACATTCTCGTTCCAGAGAAAGGAGACGCAGCCAGAGTCGATCTCATTCCAG GGGCCGAAGGAAGGACAAAGACAGTAAAGGAAGGAAGGACGATGACTGGGATGAAAAGAGGCTGCGGGACAAAACAGGAAGATCGCCTCCAAAATGCTATGTTGGTTCCAGACGGTCCCGCAGTACAAGCAG AGGACATAAGAAAAGAAGCAGATCTCCATCCAGGTCACCAAGGCAGAGAGCCAGGTCACCAACACCAACAAAAAG AggcaagagagaaaaaaagagggaGAAAGGATGGGACAGTAGCAGGGAAAGAGCTGAGAGCTCAGCATTCAGAAGAAAAAGCAGGGATTCTGAATATAAAGCAAAACCCTCCCAG AGAGAAAGGGTCTATGAACAGATGGAACACGAGTATGACAGTGAAATGGACGGCTCGGGCTCAATGGTTAGCGATGACAGATCTCCTCCAGCTCATCTCAATGGCAGCTACAGGAGTTCTTACGCCGAGGAGGACAATCTCTTTGCAGCTGAGTGA
- the srek1 gene encoding splicing regulatory glutamine/lysine-rich protein 1 isoform X5, producing the protein MVHDQYVSSTGKIPEEAKALSLLAPATPVASLMSGGGLLPIPSPSTLQNRSLPLANLGVLKSSLDTSVATLSAVSAQPPLMGNVDPSKVDEIRRTVYVGNLNSQSTTADQLLKFFKQVGDVKFVRMAGDETQPTRFAFVEFADQDSVARALTYNGVMFGDRPLKINHSNNAIVKPPELTPQAAAKELEDVMKKVREAQSTIAAAIEPENELPSSSRSRHSRRSRSHSCSPSNSRRKRSRSRHRGHPSKRSRQRFNDSCGSHRRHSRSRERRRSQSRSHSRGRRKDKDSKGRKDDDWDEKRLRDKTGRSPPKCYVGSRRSRSTSRGKREKKREKGWDSSRERAESSAFRRKSRDSEYKAKPSQRERVYEQMEHEYDSEMDGSGSMVSDDRSPPAHLNGSYRSSYAEEDNLFAAE; encoded by the exons ATGGTTCATGACCAATATGTTTCCAGTACAG GAAAAATCCCAGAAGAGGCAAAGGCACTCTCGCTTTTGGCTCCTGCAACACCTGTGGCCAGCCTGATGAGTGGAGGAGGACTTCTGCCAATTCCTAGCCCTTCTACACtacagaat CGGAGCCTCCCTTTAGCTAACCTGGGGGTCCTGAAGTCTAGTTTGGACACTTCTGTGGCGACTCTAAGTGCAGTCTCTGCTCAGCCTCCTCTCATGGGAAATGTTGATCCCTCTAAAGTGGATGAGATCAGAAGGACGGTGTATGTTGGCAATTTGAATTCACAg AGCACTACGGCAGATCAGCTCCTCAAGTTCTTTAAGCAGGTGGGAGATGTGAAGTTTGTCCGAATGGCAGGAGATGAAACCCAACCTACACGTTTTGCTTTTGTGGAGTTTGCTGATCAGGATTCAGTGGCACGAGCACTCACTTATAATGGAGTAATGTTTGGTGACAGACCACTGAA GATTAACCACTCCAATAATGCCATAGTGAAGCCTCCAGAGCTTACACCCCAAGCTGCAGCCAAAGAGCTAGAGGACGTCATGAAGAAAGTCAGAGAGGCTCAGTCAACCATTGCTGCTGCTATCGAGCCAG AAAATGAACTCCCTTCATCCAGTAGATCCAGGCATTCCAGAAGGTCCAGATCTCACTCTTGTTCTCCATCTAACTCAAGAAGAAAGCGATCCAGGTCTAGACACAG agGGCATCCATCAAAGAGATCACGGCAGAGATTTAATGACTCATGTGGGTCCCATAGGAGACATTCTCGTTCCAGAGAAAGGAGACGCAGCCAGAGTCGATCTCATTCCAG GGGCCGAAGGAAGGACAAAGACAGTAAAGGAAGGAAGGACGATGACTGGGATGAAAAGAGGCTGCGGGACAAAACAGGAAGATCGCCTCCAAAATGCTATGTTGGTTCCAGACGGTCCCGCAGTACAAGCAG AggcaagagagaaaaaaagagggaGAAAGGATGGGACAGTAGCAGGGAAAGAGCTGAGAGCTCAGCATTCAGAAGAAAAAGCAGGGATTCTGAATATAAAGCAAAACCCTCCCAG AGAGAAAGGGTCTATGAACAGATGGAACACGAGTATGACAGTGAAATGGACGGCTCGGGCTCAATGGTTAGCGATGACAGATCTCCTCCAGCTCATCTCAATGGCAGCTACAGGAGTTCTTACGCCGAGGAGGACAATCTCTTTGCAGCTGAGTGA
- the srek1 gene encoding splicing regulatory glutamine/lysine-rich protein 1 isoform X4, which produces MVHDQYVSSTGKIPEEAKALSLLAPATPVASLMSGGGLLPIPSPSTLQNRSLPLANLGVLKSSLDTSVATLSAVSAQPPLMGNVDPSKVDEIRRTVYVGNLNSQSTTADQLLKFFKQVGDVKFVRMAGDETQPTRFAFVEFADQDSVARALTYNGVMFGDRPLKINHSNNAIVKPPELTPQAAAKELEDVMKKVREAQSTIAAAIEPENELPSSSRSRHSRRSRSHSCSPSNSRRKRSRSRHRGHPSKRSRQRFNDSCGSHRRHSRSRERRRSQSRSHSRGRRKDKDSKGRKDDDWDEKRLRDKTGRSPPKCYVGSRRSRSTSRGHKKRSRSPSRSPRQRARGKREKKREKGWDSSRERAESSAFRRKSRDSEYKAKPSQRERVYEQMEHEYDSEMDGSGSMVSDDRSPPAHLNGSYRSSYAEEDNLFAAE; this is translated from the exons ATGGTTCATGACCAATATGTTTCCAGTACAG GAAAAATCCCAGAAGAGGCAAAGGCACTCTCGCTTTTGGCTCCTGCAACACCTGTGGCCAGCCTGATGAGTGGAGGAGGACTTCTGCCAATTCCTAGCCCTTCTACACtacagaat CGGAGCCTCCCTTTAGCTAACCTGGGGGTCCTGAAGTCTAGTTTGGACACTTCTGTGGCGACTCTAAGTGCAGTCTCTGCTCAGCCTCCTCTCATGGGAAATGTTGATCCCTCTAAAGTGGATGAGATCAGAAGGACGGTGTATGTTGGCAATTTGAATTCACAg AGCACTACGGCAGATCAGCTCCTCAAGTTCTTTAAGCAGGTGGGAGATGTGAAGTTTGTCCGAATGGCAGGAGATGAAACCCAACCTACACGTTTTGCTTTTGTGGAGTTTGCTGATCAGGATTCAGTGGCACGAGCACTCACTTATAATGGAGTAATGTTTGGTGACAGACCACTGAA GATTAACCACTCCAATAATGCCATAGTGAAGCCTCCAGAGCTTACACCCCAAGCTGCAGCCAAAGAGCTAGAGGACGTCATGAAGAAAGTCAGAGAGGCTCAGTCAACCATTGCTGCTGCTATCGAGCCAG AAAATGAACTCCCTTCATCCAGTAGATCCAGGCATTCCAGAAGGTCCAGATCTCACTCTTGTTCTCCATCTAACTCAAGAAGAAAGCGATCCAGGTCTAGACACAG agGGCATCCATCAAAGAGATCACGGCAGAGATTTAATGACTCATGTGGGTCCCATAGGAGACATTCTCGTTCCAGAGAAAGGAGACGCAGCCAGAGTCGATCTCATTCCAG GGGCCGAAGGAAGGACAAAGACAGTAAAGGAAGGAAGGACGATGACTGGGATGAAAAGAGGCTGCGGGACAAAACAGGAAGATCGCCTCCAAAATGCTATGTTGGTTCCAGACGGTCCCGCAGTACAAGCAG AGGACATAAGAAAAGAAGCAGATCTCCATCCAGGTCACCAAGGCAGAGAGCCAG AggcaagagagaaaaaaagagggaGAAAGGATGGGACAGTAGCAGGGAAAGAGCTGAGAGCTCAGCATTCAGAAGAAAAAGCAGGGATTCTGAATATAAAGCAAAACCCTCCCAG AGAGAAAGGGTCTATGAACAGATGGAACACGAGTATGACAGTGAAATGGACGGCTCGGGCTCAATGGTTAGCGATGACAGATCTCCTCCAGCTCATCTCAATGGCAGCTACAGGAGTTCTTACGCCGAGGAGGACAATCTCTTTGCAGCTGAGTGA
- the srek1 gene encoding splicing regulatory glutamine/lysine-rich protein 1 isoform X3: MVHDQYVSSTGKIPEEAKALSLLAPATPVASLMSGGGLLPIPSPSTLQNRSLPLANLGVLKSSLDTSVATLSAVSAQPPLMGNVDPSKVDEIRRTVYVGNLNSQSTTADQLLKFFKQVGDVKFVRMAGDETQPTRFAFVEFADQDSVARALTYNGVMFGDRPLKINHSNNAIVKPPELTPQAAAKELEDVMKKVREAQSTIAAAIEPENELPSSSRSRHSRRSRSHSCSPSNSRRKRSRSRHRGHPSKRSRQRFNDSCGSHRRHSRSRERRRSQSRSHSRGRRKDKDSKGRKDDDWDEKRLRDKTGRSPPKCYVGSRRSRSTSRGHKKRSRSPSRSPRQRARSPTPTKRGKREKKREKGWDSSRERAESSAFRRKSRDSEYKAKPSQRERVYEQMEHEYDSEMDGSGSMVSDDRSPPAHLNGSYRSSYAEEDNLFAAE; the protein is encoded by the exons ATGGTTCATGACCAATATGTTTCCAGTACAG GAAAAATCCCAGAAGAGGCAAAGGCACTCTCGCTTTTGGCTCCTGCAACACCTGTGGCCAGCCTGATGAGTGGAGGAGGACTTCTGCCAATTCCTAGCCCTTCTACACtacagaat CGGAGCCTCCCTTTAGCTAACCTGGGGGTCCTGAAGTCTAGTTTGGACACTTCTGTGGCGACTCTAAGTGCAGTCTCTGCTCAGCCTCCTCTCATGGGAAATGTTGATCCCTCTAAAGTGGATGAGATCAGAAGGACGGTGTATGTTGGCAATTTGAATTCACAg AGCACTACGGCAGATCAGCTCCTCAAGTTCTTTAAGCAGGTGGGAGATGTGAAGTTTGTCCGAATGGCAGGAGATGAAACCCAACCTACACGTTTTGCTTTTGTGGAGTTTGCTGATCAGGATTCAGTGGCACGAGCACTCACTTATAATGGAGTAATGTTTGGTGACAGACCACTGAA GATTAACCACTCCAATAATGCCATAGTGAAGCCTCCAGAGCTTACACCCCAAGCTGCAGCCAAAGAGCTAGAGGACGTCATGAAGAAAGTCAGAGAGGCTCAGTCAACCATTGCTGCTGCTATCGAGCCAG AAAATGAACTCCCTTCATCCAGTAGATCCAGGCATTCCAGAAGGTCCAGATCTCACTCTTGTTCTCCATCTAACTCAAGAAGAAAGCGATCCAGGTCTAGACACAG agGGCATCCATCAAAGAGATCACGGCAGAGATTTAATGACTCATGTGGGTCCCATAGGAGACATTCTCGTTCCAGAGAAAGGAGACGCAGCCAGAGTCGATCTCATTCCAG GGGCCGAAGGAAGGACAAAGACAGTAAAGGAAGGAAGGACGATGACTGGGATGAAAAGAGGCTGCGGGACAAAACAGGAAGATCGCCTCCAAAATGCTATGTTGGTTCCAGACGGTCCCGCAGTACAAGCAG AGGACATAAGAAAAGAAGCAGATCTCCATCCAGGTCACCAAGGCAGAGAGCCAGGTCACCAACACCAACAAAAAG AggcaagagagaaaaaaagagggaGAAAGGATGGGACAGTAGCAGGGAAAGAGCTGAGAGCTCAGCATTCAGAAGAAAAAGCAGGGATTCTGAATATAAAGCAAAACCCTCCCAG AGAGAAAGGGTCTATGAACAGATGGAACACGAGTATGACAGTGAAATGGACGGCTCGGGCTCAATGGTTAGCGATGACAGATCTCCTCCAGCTCATCTCAATGGCAGCTACAGGAGTTCTTACGCCGAGGAGGACAATCTCTTTGCAGCTGAGTGA
- the srek1 gene encoding splicing regulatory glutamine/lysine-rich protein 1 isoform X7: MSGGGLLPIPSPSTLQNRSLPLANLGVLKSSLDTSVATLSAVSAQPPLMGNVDPSKVDEIRRTVYVGNLNSQSTTADQLLKFFKQVGDVKFVRMAGDETQPTRFAFVEFADQDSVARALTYNGVMFGDRPLKINHSNNAIVKPPELTPQAAAKELEDVMKKVREAQSTIAAAIEPENELPSSSRSRHSRRSRSHSCSPSNSRRKRSRSRHRGHPSKRSRQRFNDSCGSHRRHSRSRERRRSQSRSHSRGRRKDKDSKGRKDDDWDEKRLRDKTGRSPPKCYVGSRRSRSTSRGKREKKREKGWDSSRERAESSAFRRKSRDSEYKAKPSQRERVYEQMEHEYDSEMDGSGSMVSDDRSPPAHLNGSYRSSYAEEDNLFAAE; this comes from the exons ATGAGTGGAGGAGGACTTCTGCCAATTCCTAGCCCTTCTACACtacagaat CGGAGCCTCCCTTTAGCTAACCTGGGGGTCCTGAAGTCTAGTTTGGACACTTCTGTGGCGACTCTAAGTGCAGTCTCTGCTCAGCCTCCTCTCATGGGAAATGTTGATCCCTCTAAAGTGGATGAGATCAGAAGGACGGTGTATGTTGGCAATTTGAATTCACAg AGCACTACGGCAGATCAGCTCCTCAAGTTCTTTAAGCAGGTGGGAGATGTGAAGTTTGTCCGAATGGCAGGAGATGAAACCCAACCTACACGTTTTGCTTTTGTGGAGTTTGCTGATCAGGATTCAGTGGCACGAGCACTCACTTATAATGGAGTAATGTTTGGTGACAGACCACTGAA GATTAACCACTCCAATAATGCCATAGTGAAGCCTCCAGAGCTTACACCCCAAGCTGCAGCCAAAGAGCTAGAGGACGTCATGAAGAAAGTCAGAGAGGCTCAGTCAACCATTGCTGCTGCTATCGAGCCAG AAAATGAACTCCCTTCATCCAGTAGATCCAGGCATTCCAGAAGGTCCAGATCTCACTCTTGTTCTCCATCTAACTCAAGAAGAAAGCGATCCAGGTCTAGACACAG agGGCATCCATCAAAGAGATCACGGCAGAGATTTAATGACTCATGTGGGTCCCATAGGAGACATTCTCGTTCCAGAGAAAGGAGACGCAGCCAGAGTCGATCTCATTCCAG GGGCCGAAGGAAGGACAAAGACAGTAAAGGAAGGAAGGACGATGACTGGGATGAAAAGAGGCTGCGGGACAAAACAGGAAGATCGCCTCCAAAATGCTATGTTGGTTCCAGACGGTCCCGCAGTACAAGCAG AggcaagagagaaaaaaagagggaGAAAGGATGGGACAGTAGCAGGGAAAGAGCTGAGAGCTCAGCATTCAGAAGAAAAAGCAGGGATTCTGAATATAAAGCAAAACCCTCCCAG AGAGAAAGGGTCTATGAACAGATGGAACACGAGTATGACAGTGAAATGGACGGCTCGGGCTCAATGGTTAGCGATGACAGATCTCCTCCAGCTCATCTCAATGGCAGCTACAGGAGTTCTTACGCCGAGGAGGACAATCTCTTTGCAGCTGAGTGA